A part of Primulina eburnea isolate SZY01 chromosome 10, ASM2296580v1, whole genome shotgun sequence genomic DNA contains:
- the LOC140802794 gene encoding pectinesterase inhibitor-like: MAFSLAKVIFFIHLILVTNGLLFATTNGLPLQEVCRRCKDEKFCLYDFGSNSRTRFADYPLLGRIAIGTAQVLATHTQMKIHNSLLSATDPMLKGFLGLCENAYVTVIRSLAMVSDDLDGERYRDLRVHAEITAEAGQYCESLFKSPYKSPVAGDDLKLNLLCDIIAIIADDLNAGKRV, translated from the coding sequence atggcattttCTCTTGCCAAAGTAATCTTTTTCATTCATCTAATTCTTGTTACCAACGGTTTGCTCTTTGCAACAACCAATGGTTTACCCCTCCAAGAAGTATGTCGTCGATGCAAAGATGAAAAGTTTTGCTTATACGATTTTGGTTCAAACTCACGCACAAGATTTGCCGATTACCCATTGCTCGGAAGAATTGCCATCGGCACCGCGCAAGTTCTTGCGACACATACACAGATGAAGATTCATAACTCCTTGCTTTCAGCAACTGATCCTATGCTAAAAGGCTTTCTGGGCCTGTGTGAAAACGCCTATGTCACTGTTATACGTAGTTTGGCAATGGTATCGGATGATTTGGACGGCGAGCGGTATCGTGATCTTCGCGTGCACGCCGAAATAACTGCTGAAGCGGGTCAATATTGTGAGAGTTTGTTCAAGAGCCCCTATAAATCCCCTGTAGCTGGGGATGATTTGAAGTTGAATCTTTTGTGTGATATTATAGCGATCATTGCTGATGATCTTAATGCAGGAAAAAGAGTTTAA